From Gigantopelta aegis isolate Gae_Host chromosome 11, Gae_host_genome, whole genome shotgun sequence, the proteins below share one genomic window:
- the LOC121385066 gene encoding uncharacterized protein K02A2.6-like, translating to MATVGKIEEFVEARESFTCYVERLGQYFEANEILDGKKVPIFLTVVGPEVYGLLKHLLSPELPGTKTYRQLIDVLTNYFTPAPLVIAESVKFHRRNQREGETVPSFLMELKKLDLTSAYQQVELDEKSKGLLTINTHRGLYCFNRLAFGVSSAPAIFQSVLEQILQGLDHVKCRLDDILLSTATQLEHRELLSKVLERLEQHGVRLKRSKCVFMKPSVTYLGHVVDHEGIHPLADKVSAIENAPAPTNVTELKSFLGLINYYGKFVTDLSTTLQPMHELLKKNVPWKWSKACEEAFRECKKKLIQSQLLVHYDSNKEIKLACDASSYGLGAVISHVDEDGQERPIGFASRTLSSSEKNYSQLEKEALSIIFGVKKFHQYLYGKPFTLETDHKPLTTILGPHSAVPTLAAARLQRWALLLSAYQYKIVYRKSVDHGNADALSRCPVSTSEEGEADIFYFTYLGELPITAQDISEATRKDPILSRVWTYTMNGWPAFISDKGLQPYFIRKNELSNEQGCVLWGMRVIIPPKYRERLLDDLHEMHPGMCRMKMLARSYLWWPGLDQNIESKVRGCTVCLSVRKMPPLAPLRPWNWPKRVWQRVHIDYAEYKKQNYLIVIDSHSKWLEVFQMTTTTSTKTIETLRTLFASYGIPEDLVSDNGPQFTSVEFNDFMQKNGIRHIRTPPYYPASNGAAQRSVQIVKQALVKQVLQAANRDYRISLQHRLDNFLLMYRSTPHSVTGRPPAELFLKRQLRTRFSLIKPDTEKIVHAKQELQVKHHDESHVKLREFQEDNLCE from the coding sequence ATGGCGACAGTTGGTAAAATAGAAGAATTTGTAGAGGCAAGGGAATCGTTCACATGTTATGTGGAGCGTTTGGGACAGTATTTCGAAGCAAACGAAATTCTGGATGGGAAGAAAGTTCCGATATTTCTAACCGTCGTGGGTCCTGAAGTATACGGGTTGTTGAAGCACCTGTTGTCCCCAGAATTGCCAGGTACAAAAACGTACCGTCAGTTGATAGACGTATTGACGAACTATTTTACTCCAGCACCACTGGTAATTGCCGAAAGTGTCAAATTTCACCGCAGAAATCAGCGAGAAGGCGAAACTGTTCCTAGCTTTTTGATGGAACTGAAAAAGTTGGACTTGACCAGTGCGTATCAACAAGTAGAATTGGATGAAAAGTCAAAAGGATTGTTGACTATAAATACTCATCGTGGTTTGTATTGTTTCAACAGGTTGGCATTTGGTGTGTCGTCTGCACCAGCTATCTTTCAGTCTGTGTTAGAGCAGATACTTCAAGGGTTGGACCATGTGAAATGTCGACTGGATGACATTTTGCTGTCTACGGCAACACAGTTGGAACATAGAGAACTCTTGAGTAAGGTGTTGGAGCGGTTGGAACAACACGGAGTTCGCTTAAAGCGGTCGAAGTGTGTGTTCATGAAGCCAAGTGTTACATACTTAGGGCATGTGGTGGATCATGAGGGAATTCATCCACTTGCAGACAAAGTGTCAGCAATTGAAAATGCACCTGCTCCAACCAACGTAACAGAGTTGAAATCCTTTTTGGGCTTGATTAATTACTATGGGAAGTTTGTGACCGACCTTTCAACGACGCTTCAGCCAATGCATgaattgttgaaaaaaaacgTACCGTGGAAATGGTCTAAAGCATGTGAAGAAGCATTCCGAGAATGTAAAAAGAAACTGATACAAAGTCAGTTGTTGGTACATTACGACTCAAACAAGGAGATAAAACTGGCTTGTGACGCATCATCTTACGGACTAGGAGCCGTAATCTCGCACGTAGATGAAGACGGTCAAGAAAGACCGATTGGGTTTGCATCGAGAACTTTGAGTAGTAGTGAAAAGAATTATTCACAGTTGGAGAAAGAAGCGCTTTCAATAATCTTTGGAGTGAAAAAATTCCATCAGTACTTATATGGGAAACCATTCACTCTAGAGACAGATCATAAACCTCTGACAACAATACTGGGTCCGCATTCAGCAGTCCCGACACTAGCAGCAGCCCGACTGCAGCGCTGGGCATTACTATTGTCAGCATACCAATACAAAATCGTTTATAGGAAGTCGGTAGATCACGGCAATGCAGATGCACTTTCTCGATGTCCAGTGAGTACTTCGGAGGAAGGGGAGGCAGACATCTTTTACTTTACCTACTTGGGTGAGTTACCGATAACCGCACAGGATATCAGTGAGGCAACCAGGAAAGATCCAATACTATCACGAGTTTGGACATATACCATGAATGGTTGGCCAGCATTCATTTCGGATAAAGGTTTACAGCCGTATTTCATTAGAAAAAATGAACTGTCGAATGAACAAGGTTGTGTATTGTGGGGAATGAGAGTGATTATTCCGCCAAAATATCGTGAGCGACTTTTGGATGACCTCCATGAAATGCATCCAGGCATGTGTCGAATGAAAATGTTAGCAAGAAGCTATCTCTGGTGGCCTGGACTGGATCAGAACATTGAATCAAAAGTGAGAGGTTGCACAGTATGTTTATCAGTGCGAAAAATGCCTCCATTGGCACCTTTGCGACCATGGAATTGGCCAAAACGCGTCTGGCAGAGAGTGCATATAGACTATGCAGAATACAAAAAACAGAACTATCTGATAGTGATAGACAGTCACTCGAAATGGTTGGAAGTATTCCAAATGACAACAACGACCTCGACAAAAACGATTGAAACTTTACGAACATTGTTTGCATCCTATGGCATACCTGAAGATCTGGTATCGGATAATGGTCCTCAGTTTACAAGTGTAGAATTTAATgactttatgcagaaaaatggcATACGTCACATTCGTACACCACCATATTACCCAGCTTCGAATGGAGCAGCGCAACGTTCGGTTCAGATTGTGAAACAAGCGCTTGTCAAACAAGTGTTACAAGCAGCAAATCGAGATTACAGAATTAGTCTACAGCATCGACTGGATAATTTCTTGTTGATGTATCGATCGACACCACATAGTGTGACAGGTCGACCACCAGCAGAACTGTTTCTCAAGAGACAGCTTCGCACTCGTTTCAGTTTGATTAAACCAGATACTGAAAAGATTGTTCATGCTAAACAAGAATTACAAGTGAAACACCATGATGAAAGCCATGTGAAACTTCGTGAATTCCAGGAGGACAATTTGTGCGAGTGA